The window TtcctcttgaggtgacaaggtacGAGACGCACAGGCGATGGGCCGCCTTCCAAGTTCAGATTCCTGTAGAAGAACCGCTGTGACAGCAGATGAAGCATCAGTATGCAATATGAACTTGCTGGAAAAATCCGGCATGTTCAGATAAATGACAAAGTGTATAAATCATGGTAATAAGAAGTGAGGCAGTGGAAATTTTCTCAGGTGTTGGTATAGATTGTGTGTGCTGCAATATGGCAACAATTTTTCTCAGCTATATGGTACCTCTTGCAAGAGATACCGTTTGTACTGTAGGCTCTTGTAGGTAGGCCTATCAACATATGTATTCACCAAACCAATGTGCTTTACACTTATTTGGCTGAGCTGAAAATTATGAATGGTTAAATTGTTACCATCCTAATATGTTATAATTCTATGTGTAAAGGAAGAGTCCCAATCAAGTATCATGTAATAACAATATTTCAGTAATTTGCTTAGAAGAGAGCTTAAAAtttttgttttgatatttcttcaATAAGGTTAAATTAACCGTTGGATTACCTATGGGTGTGGGTAACAGTTGTCATGAAGTTCCTTTTCAGAATTTATTTTACCAAAAAAATTAATGGAGATTAATGTCTTTTGGCTTGGTTCTTTTTTTAtccatttgttttacattgcaccgacaatgacaggtcttatggtgactgggaaggaagtggcctggccttaaagtacagccccagcacatgcctagtgggaaaatgggaaaccacggagaaaccatcttcatggctgccgacggagGAGTTCAAACTCAcaatttcccagatgcaagctcacagctgtgcacccctaaccgcacggttttTGCTGTGTAAAGGTGAACAGTTTCTTGTTATGGAGCAGTGGTGTATTCTGGGATCAAGACatggactaccactagacttacaagggggcattccctactagtcaccaccgatttcgctcaaatttatagaacacaCAGAGCTTGGCTAGACATGAAAATGCCCAaaatgggaactccagatggccaagcgtatagaaaataaaaataatgttgacgcggctctcgcaccgtataagccacttacgttagtgcgcatgcCGCACAATAGTTGGCGTAGTGGTAAGAGCTTGGCCTAGTAATTCGATgttcgtgggttcgactccccgtgtacagaacatttttttcaattttatattattaatttattttttatttatttgtatgcaaaaggcatataggtcGGCCCTTTTTTTAATAAGCGCACACTTGTAGAAAacttggagttgcgaactttcccgacgtgttcaaacagaaattcttcttttttctcctttattggttatcacttggggaatgtgccataaacgtgaataatcGTTTTGCTGTAAGATTCTTTTTCAACTGACAAGTGGCGGCTGTACAcaaatagattcttggcgcaggtagaaaaacgTCTGacaaatcccaattttttaccttttctatgccttttgcgtataaataaataaattcaatgaatTATTCACCCCTTTGCTTaactggaaaatgaataatataaaagttgacaaaaAGAACAGCCTCCACACGgtgagttgaacccacgaccatcgtattaccagtccgagctcttaccgctacgccaacaactgctcggcgtgcgcactaaagTAAGTGGCtaatacggtgcgagagccacgtcaacaattttatttttgtttttattttctatacgcttggccatctggagttcccacttcgagtactttcatttctagccaagccctgcatgttctataaatttgagcgaaatcggtggtgacgagtagggaatgcccccttgttagattAGCTTCtggatggttggtttagtgaacatcaattcttaagcgttttgagctgcagcaaACAGCCAACAGAGAAGCCAGCTGTGATGTCAAGGTTGCTTCATAAGCTACAGCCCTGGCCTCtgttactgtcaatactcaacacctgatcagtggagatgatagcctaaggtttagcaaattaaagtccggctttgtggctaaatggatagaatacttgcctttggtctgatggcacgtttcaattctcagaatcaactccCTCACACTTAATTCCCCTAGCTTGGTGACTATTTTTATGacatctttgccattcatttcatcattaggacaccaccaagcctatatagatgccatgcaccattattgaaaacgaaaacctacaacctgttttcccgtcaatgaccgggtcagggatggaatgaagccccatcttgcggcgaggatagaaacagtgccggctgccaaagcctgtcacactcctctaggacaatcattaatgaccgacagatgaaatgaaagtggagagtgtggctggaatgaaagatgacagggaaaaccggagtgcccggagaaatacctgtcccacctctgctttgtccaacacaaatctcgcatggagtgactgggatttgaaccacggaacccagcagtgagaggccgatgcgctgccgtctaagccacggaggctacctatgcaccattattattttcattaaatatAAAATTGTTTTTTTACAGCACtaccagcagtcgtacccatcgttcactggtttattagcttccccAGGAGATCAGTGTTGAtatctgacccatgatcacgggtttgattgCAGCCACCaaaagaacactaaacctgaaagattttatttcattttagcagatctacctataaaaagaaaatattactCCTATAATAGTAGcattgtcttcctacaaggatgtagaagtaatcaggagtgaaataccagctctctgttacctatataattacatcaggagtatgaggtgaggaagtatatacgatgcgGAACGCATGGTTGTCAGCAGTGGCGATCtcacggagcgaagcctagcacacctataccCATGGTCCCCGCACCTATCTGACATTCAGCAGCAAGTCGCGTGAGGTGGAAACAGGGGAGAGGGGTGTCGACCCTGGGCTTCAAGATCAGCctctgatgccttgctctcagaaaaaCATGAGTTTTTTCTCATTACTTTTGAGATTTGAAATGGAACTGTGTCAGATGCTTAGATTATCCATCGTATTcacttgaggtttgggcttcatcgATAGCTTTGGTAGCCACTTTTATGGAGAGTGGGAAAACACTCTGTAACGCTCAACTTTATTTTTTTCCAGTTATTGCTATTTTTAAGTCTTGATGTTATTGGTTTAACGCCACATTAACTacctgtacggttttcggagatgctgtggtccaggaattttgccccgcaggagtttttacgtgccggCAACTCtagagacacgaggctgacgtatttgatcaccttcaaataccaccagcccgagccaggatcgaacctgacaattcGTACTCGAAGCCAGAATCTCTCTTCCCACGTACACGAAGCTGATGACAAaagtacagggttattcacctaagatatcCACCTCAAATATCTCGTGAACCGTTCACGATATAAACAATTTGTTCTCATTTTCAGTAATTGTACCGGCAGGCTGATAATGGGATTTACAGTATTCTTTAATGGCAAACAGTGGTACTAATTGTTTTCtcaaatggaactacactgttttctatacATCGCCTTAAAtgtacaaacattacaaattcagcactgatattttcaaaatcggacaagtatCGGTACTTCTCGTTAAAAtgcaatgtattcaaacgtgcttcatttgccagctacGGTTTGCCCTGTTCGATTCGTGCTTCCTATGagacatgagctagctgttgacatatTCTCTCTACTGTACTCATAAAtgcactatgataaaatgtatggatttcaAGAAAAATCCTGGAAGAAAGGTACCGCCTGTACAGATGAAACAAAGgagttacactggcagaaaatgctACAATACTGGGCAAAGTTCAAACCCCAagagttgaacaagcgtggtccaaagtaggcccattcgaaccgaagtatgatttaacacctttaatatcgtcATAGACAAAAGGTaaattaagtccggctccatggcttaatagttagcgtcctggcctttgatcacaggggtaccgggtttgattcccggcagggtcgggaatgttaaccatcattggttaactccgctggcacggggcctgggtgtacacgtcttcatttcatcctcatcacgacgcttacggacgtcaaataaaacgatcgaacatgtcctcggacactcccggcactaaaagccatacaccatttcatttcaaaggtAAATGATAAACTGATCACTGCCTGACCGGTTCTagtccttacctatcccatcgtcaccggaaATCCACCTAAGTTCGTACTAACATAAGGAAAAAATGAAAACCATAAAACTCCCCGGAAAACTGGGCCAGATCGAAATGTGTGACCTGGATCGCAACACATCCTCATCAGGTTGTGGGAAAGGTGAAGCATTAAAAATTAAGATAAAGGCCTAGTTTGGAGGTGAGTATTTGAAGAAGCATAATTACACAGGGAATCTACTCCCCACCCACCTCACTTTGAAAGGAAATCCATTGTATATCTGTTTTTCCTTTACTTGTTACCTACGGCGATAATAAAGgtgttaatacattttatcacagttGAGAACAGTAGAGAGAACAAACACCTACTAtatcagaagaaggtgaagaaacTATGTCAACAGCTACGGTAGTCTATGTCTCATACTTGGCGCGAATCGTTCGATTCGGCTTCCTATGAGACATGAGCAAGCTGCTGACAGATAGGTATTCTCTCTATTGCACtcaaatacactatgataaaatgtatggatttcaGAAAAAAAGATCGGAAGAAAGGTACTGCCTGTACAGATGAAACAAAGGGGCACCGGCAGAAAATGAGACAAtgccgattttcaaaataatcacggtgctgaaattgtaatgtttgtaggtttaagTCTATCTGTAGAAACATTGCAGTcccatttaaaaaaggaaaagataAAGAATAATACCGGTACCATTATTTCGGAAGATACTGGCGCCATGAAAAATTAATGCAAGTCCAATTATGagccctttggtaccattactgaaagtgaaaacataaGAGATCTGTAACGGTTACGAGTTATTTGAGATGAACAAGTTAgctaaataaccctgtatattctGAATCCCTAACATATACAGTATACCTACATCGAAAAATATTCCTGAAAGAAACTAATTTGGGACGTTTAGGTTCATCAAATAACTATGCCCGGTaccataatattttaattttcacccTGACTGTACGATCTTGTCACGATCTAAGGCAAAATGAAATGTTTCAAAAAACATAAATTAACAGCACTGAAAAATAAAAACTCTAACTTATATTCGGGCAGGCTAAGTACAATACGAACAGCTCTCTCATTCTCACATTCCGTCGAATCTTTCCTCCCTCCCGCCAAGAATCATCCCTTCTTCGCACCCCACACCCCTATTTCGCAGCTGATGTGGGCTCGAATGGATTTCAGCCAATCGCCTGTGAGTACGAGCAATGTCACTGACCGTCGATGTTTGCCGAACAGCAGCGCGATGGAAGGGCCCAGTAACTTCTAGGAGATCCTTTACCAGAATCTCCCAGAAACGTTGTGATCCGAATATTCTAGATGGTAAACCAATGCAAGTACGGTATATAAGAGCGACAGAAACTGAATATAGTTTTGTCTGAGTTTGCTTGGTGCGAATACGTGACGATATTTTGGAGGTTTGTGTTTGCAGCTGTACGAGACTTCAGTTTTCTCTCTAGTAAAGGTGAGTTGTTAAACATTGTTTTCTTACCGCTTTGCAGAGTTTGATTTGAATCGTGTAATGCGAACCTTTtattctataaaataaaataaaaatcgtgTACTGGGACCTATGACTCCAATTTAAGTGGGACGATGCTTCTTCTTGAACTTTTCTTCATTTTAATTTTGATGGCTATTTGTGCGAAATAACTTATAATTCACTGGGGATTGAACTAGAACCAGCAGTAATGAAAGCACTAGCGGTGCATTAGTGTTGTACCCCACTTCCATTGAATGGGGCTTAAGTAAACTCTGTATTATAGATAATGGGCTTTGGGCacgggcgtagccaagggggtggGGGTTACTGGAGGTTAAAACACCCCCGCCCCCTGgaatttttttctattggctttacgtcgccccgacacactaggtcttatggcgacgatgggacaggaatgggctaggagtgggaaggaagcggccgtggccttaattaaggtacagccccagcattttcttggtgtgaaaatgggaaaccacggaaaactatcttccgggctgccgacagtggagctcgaacccactatcttccgaatactggatactggccgcacttaagcgactgcagctatcgagcttggtcgtggaatttttacaaaagaatatCAACATATACTGACAAAGTGAATCGATGCAGTGGGTTAGCTCTTTCTCACATTCACACACATAATTGGAAAAACAGATCTCTTAAGTAGGTATATTctataagaagcctcgaaagtcTGATTTAAGATTATAATTGCGACATgtcattcgccgtaaaactattcagCTTGATcatattcttgttctgtattttattgGAGGACTCTGTAGTGTACCGGTACCGTACGGTAATCTGATTAACAACTTAATTTGCTTGTATCGGTATCCTTGTATTTCTGTGCATGCACGCATCACGTAAGCGATTCATTGTGTTCATAATTTTGCAACTATCACCTTCCCTCTCCCCGGGGTTGATCCGGCTAAAAATGGTTTGCAAAATGCTTCCCTAAAAAGAGAGGGATGGTTCGTCTGGCACTAGTCTTACTCCCACGATTTCCATTAATCCAACCAGAACTCTCCCAGTATGGGACAGCTGGttaattcttattttttatttttattttccttctcgTGAACATTTACGTTTCAGATTTTTGAAGTCCGATGTATTACGCCTTTGATCTAAACGCTACTGTGCTGCCAATAACAAACGGACCATAAACCTCTTTAAGTGCCGGCACTTCCAGAATGGTATACATGCCTTCGTAGGATTTATTTGGTGGTACACAACcgctataaaatataataaaacaagACATATATGCAACATACAATGTTTTGCTGTGCTCACAAGAGGGAACGGTAGTGGTGATTAaggggtgggggcgaagggggcAGTTGCCACCCACTTTGTGAGAaattattacattttaattccattttagcctgTTGAAACTAcaggaatgattttttttaaaaaaaagcaatttgaaCAAACCATGTCTTATAAGCTAATTCTTTCCTCTATTTTCTTTAATTGTTGACAAatttattggcggaaatacgcacaaaatgtcgttcgtcgcggataAGACTTGTACAGCGTCACAGCAAggagtggagactttgcatgtgctctgaggaagggtagcaggggtatatatttttgacaaggtcatggacaccgaggtatgattcacccgcttgctgcgcgcattcttagtgtgtagtaaaatactaaattatcttaattgtataatcacgctgcacttctatttaattgtaataaatgtgtaatgtcGTCCCTATGgtgaagttttattgtatagtattgaattaaaatctcGCAAAACTATTACAGCACTTAAAtcggtaaactgtcaatctttttTTCCCTCTCCGAACGAATTTCGACAGAGCATCAAAAggcttaccactttgtagctttatATTTTACAGTATCGATGTATATAACACTTCCGCCCCCATCCGCTATATCCAACAATCTTGGGTAATGTTGTCTGTAGGGCCTATATGTTTTTACCCCCGCACttataattcccaatcgccgctactgggagGAATTGGTAATTTACGTTCGTAAACAACCAGGATACAAGTGAGACCTACTCCTAAAAAAGTACCGGTACAAGCTTATTAAACTACAAATCGtacaatgaaaattaaatattgtgTTCACACGTTCGCTTTTAACAAAGTTTTGTCCTAATTCCTTGGTTGGATGATTAGCAACAAAGACTTTAGTTAGTTCAACGGGTTTCGATTCCCGTTTGGGGTGAAGATTCTAGCGGCGTTTACACACGAGGCCAAAATGAACGTAAAAAAACAAGATTTCGGCAGGGCTGTCTATCACTAATGTTACAGCAAGTACAACTTTACATTTAATGAACAAGGTACTTGAAGCAGTTTTGATAAACTAATATCGCTTGCGATTGTCAGCTTACGAAACTCCTTCAGAGACGGCAACATGTGTCGCCAAGGAAAAGGTTTTGCTGCCATTAGTCTTGTGTAGGCCATAATTTACGCTAATGGGCAATCTCCAGTTAGGGAAGGTTACAAATAATAAAATGTGGCGCTAATGCAAAAATAATTTGTTACTTGTAACTTCCTTTTCTTAAATGTTAGTGTTCAAATTTCTGTTGAAAAGCACAAAGTATTATTGATAAAAATACTTTTGCTGCTGGCACTCATTAACACAACTGTGAATGAATTGTCTACCTTTACTTAGGACAAGTGTTGAAACATTTTTCTAAGAATATTCTCTCTCAAAATTTGAGACTATAATTTATTTTGCATAATATTTCCGTGTGTTTAAAAGCATATttttgtaatgtatgtatgttggaggGTTTTGTCAAGGGACTTTATACTCTACAGAATGCCAAATTGATCCTTCAAAAGGAACATGCATTGTTGAATGCATGGTTTCTCCACTGCGGAAAGTTTCTTTGCCAATGGCTCAGATATGGAGAGGGCATGTATGATGCCCATTTCCTCTAGATACATAAACTATGTATCTTATTTGAATCTTGTGGTAGGATGACTAATTCCTTTATGCTCCTAACAGACAGCGCACGCATACCTACCTGTTCAATTAAGCCGTCTTCTTGCAAAACCGGCCTTCTCCAAAAGACTAAAATCCACTTTCTGTGCTCAATGTGTTCTGTCCGCTTTTTCACAAGACGGCAAACAGTTAGCTGTGAACTTGGCCGCCAacagctacttttcttcatcgatgaTGGAAGTTGGGAAACAGATGTAGAATCTCGGGACTAAATATGAGACTCTGTGGTGGAATGTAGAAGTGCTGGAGGTTTTACAAAGAACTTGATGGTGATAATGACTTCCATAAAACAACCCAAATGAAGGGAAATATTCATGTGAGCATAGTGTACACGATATCGTTAATGTGCCACCTCCAAATTTCATATGTAAATATTCCAATTAATTATACAAATACAACATAAATATTCTGTAAGCTGCATTACAATGCTTTTTATGACCAATTAACCAAATTCTTctaaatattatttacattgtaCAATTCTCCTCAGTTTCCTGAAAAAATTAAGTTTGGGGATGGCTGGTTTTTCAAATAACTCTCAATTGCTCTGTCTCCAGTGTTATTAAATTCCCTGAGATCTTCTTGTCTGGGGTTCAAACATAGCTGTACTGTTAAACCCTTCATCAAAACTTTAAACACATCTTTACCACACAAGCATTAAGCTGCTCCTCTTTCAGAACATGAAATAGCATGGTTTTTGTTTTGACAGCACAACCCTGTATGACATGGGGTAAGGCTGATATAGGATTTCATATCCTTTACTTTTATCATTTTCCTGATGTAAATACACAACTTTGAAAATCTTAGAGCAAAGACAGTGTACATGGTCAATTTCTTTTGGGATTGATACTTGGGAGTTTAAAACGTAGCTGACTTCTGCAGGTTAATGTTACAAACTCGTTTATTGGGaattctgtaattttttttttttttcatttatttcagaTGTCTCTTGCTCCATACCTAATGAATGATTTCTTTGACGATTGGGATGTCTTCCGTCCGAGATCCCTCTTCGACCCAAATTTCGGACTAGGCCTCTTGAACGAAGATATGCCACTTCTGCAACGTTGTCCCTACTTCAGACCCTGGCGCCACAGGACTGCCCGTGACAGTGGTGTATCAAATCTTCAGTATGATAAGGATGCATTCCGGGTAAGGTGATATTGCTTATTCATACATTCCAAGTGATGCTGTTGGGTTCCAGCAAATTTCTTAAAAGGTTTTTTCTTTCAGGTAAACCTTGATGTTAGGCAATTCAAACCCGAGGAAATTGTTGTCAAGACTGTAGGAAATTCTGTTCTGGTTGAAGGAAAGCATGAGGAGAGACCAGACGAGCACGGATTTGTCTCTCGCCAATTCCAGAGACGGTACATATTGCCCAAGGATGTTGACCCTAATACTGTTGCATCCAAACTCTCTTCAGATGGAATCCTCACCATTGAAGCACCTCGGAAGGTTTACACTTTTTAAATTTAACAATAAGCTTGCTTTACCTTGTTCCTCATTAAACTTTATTCCTTATCTTGATTTTCTTTCTATTTTCAGGCTTTGTCTCAACCTAAAGGAGAGCGTGTTATCCCCATCACTCAGACGGGAGGACAGGAGCCAATGGTGCAATAATTTTCTGTTCAAAGATTGTCTAAATGCTAAATGTGTTCAAAGTAGCTTATGTATTGTACTTCTCTGTATTCCAAGAAGAATGATGTGTAGTTGCTAGTTTCATTGTATGCAATCTGTAAAGTAAATATAATACTGAAGTATCTTGAAATCTTCCTTAACCTAACATGCTTTTCCTGCAATATACTGGTTGATACAAAGGAAATAACGTAAATTCAGCGTGCCTGTTGTTTCCCATTTGCTGTAGGGAATTAATGTTATTGCAGGTCATAGCTTCCAAATGACTCAATGTGTGCACTTTAGGAAGTCCGTAAAGCAAGCGGCAATTCCCGCCCTTTATGGACAGCATTGTTTGCTGCAATTTATTGGTGACCTTGAAAAGTATGGCTTTGACAGGGATATTTACATATTGCTCCCTCCCCACTCCACCCGTAGGGGTTTTACGGTGATGGGGGTGGGAggagggatcaaatataaatgggatcttattttttatttaaattcatttggtattgaaaaacaagacaattacaatttatttttccacatagtttccgcTTTGGAAATGCGTTTGTCCCAGCCAATCTGAttcctccttctcgaaatgttttttgataAAACAATTTTGGTAGGTAAttatccttccgcaggttcacctacgaaaaccttgttaagacttttacttcctctaaataataaagttcggtcatctttccagacacattgGAAACTGCGCGAACCAGATCCCGCGCACCGGACCGAAGACCTCGCTAAATTATTTAATCGGTAGTAGCCACGGgtggtgtgtacaaagggcaggaaCGTAATCATCGCTTGCTGGGAATTCCtcattcatggggaacaattgcaagccccaatcacTAGCACGGAGGAGGTTCAGCGGGTAGCTCCGGTCCTTTTTTGActaggacacgctgattccttcagtgtagcgcgcgtacggcccagaacatctaagggcatcacagacctgttattgctcaatctcgtgtggctagaagccgcctgtcctaAGATGTGTTGTTGCCGGTAGCACGAAAGGATACCGGACGCGAATATTTAGAAACTCCACCAACTAAGAatggccatgcaccaccacccaccatcgagaaagagctctcaatctgtcaatccttccggtgtctgGGCGTGGTGAGGTTTCCCATGTTGAGTCAAATTAAGGGCAGCTTTTTGACGACCTCACTgtaagaacagggtcgtgtcaccagccagttgcgcacgaagtcttccacactctcgtcatcttcaaaccGTTGCGCTCCTAGAGCTTTTTTAAGCGATCTGAACAAAGGGAAATTTCAGGATGATAACTCTGGGCTGTAAGGATGATAAAGTGTAGTCCAGTACATTTCCTGTAGTTTGGAGACAATTAGAGCTGGAGCATGAGGCCGCATGTTGTTGCATTGTGATGATTGCTTAACAGCTCCCGTAATTGATTCAGACTTGTtcaggacggcgatcgtgttgctgaatttttccacacgttctcatccTTGAAGTTTTTAGTTCAGGCAAACGCGCGCGTCCTTgacaatggaaattctaagttcccaaggagggaattagatatttttccaccaataccATGACAAAaatagatcagatgtaaggcttttcaggcgtttgtgtcagacctaagacgaaacgctggttaatagagcaaacgcctgaaaagccttacatctgatctgtccTCGACAATGTTCGATCTCCAAACTGTACAGTCAGTCTCCAGCAAATTTCTGCCGCCGTAACTCCTTCAGGaggaagaaattttataattacgcATTGCGCAATGGAggtgtgcacctgttgctccgacatcgcggcgttactgacaaaacggcacgctctccccactcctaacagttAATCTTACCTCTGCATTCTCGAGGAGCGCTGGTTTCAAAATCTCCGAAGACTCTCCTCAttatttttgttgccggccgggtggctctacatctttaactcagctccccgccggactctcaagcatataggcctgacaccgagttggaagtcggccgttcccacaccatgcgcacctgtgtcatccccgatgttaatcctgccatatccgaagaagagatttgctacgccctccgcaccgctggctacccagtccacgatgcccaccggatgttggatgcctcaacttcatcaccatcatcgcaggttcttctttatctacctacgttggacgactggaagcgcctccttgacacgggagtgtctattcacgaccgatactacctagtggagcctaccagccagcctatactagcccagcttacagcagaccccaccacattgcctgtcgtcaacgcgcctcaccacaagcctctgctacaacaaacatcgccctcctttccccctcatcacacaccacctactactaccaccgcgaccactacgatgtcagccactactcgccaccatattcctgttactaccgttacgtcatgccatccttcccctgtaatgatatcctccctctcttctatcctgacttctgcacaacctcgtccccagcaaattcccgacaacatcctagcctcccccgccgtgtcaccaccagacgacaccgcaacagccgccgcaacatcctcgcaacggtcgcaaccaccacctctggacactatgtcaagctgtgtcatccgcggcgtagaacctaccatctcagaacgggaaattctccaagaactccaggaagcaggcatccccgctcgtcgggcgttcaggatttacaacgcctccgggcctacttttatggtccgaattcaccttcccaccgccaatgatgtggaacaacttatcaacactggtgcctacatctttcaacgtcgcttcaaagtggagccctcacgttccccaccccaaccttttc is drawn from Anabrus simplex isolate iqAnaSimp1 chromosome 1, ASM4041472v1, whole genome shotgun sequence and contains these coding sequences:
- the LOC136871923 gene encoding protein lethal(2)essential for life; translated protein: MSLAPYLMNDFFDDWDVFRPRSLFDPNFGLGLLNEDMPLLQRCPYFRPWRHRTARDSGVSNLQYDKDAFRVNLDVRQFKPEEIVVKTVGNSVLVEGKHEERPDEHGFVSRQFQRRYILPKDVDPNTVASKLSSDGILTIEAPRKALSQPKGERVIPITQTGGQEPMVQ